Proteins encoded within one genomic window of Cucumis sativus cultivar 9930 chromosome 3, Cucumber_9930_V3, whole genome shotgun sequence:
- the LOC101206345 gene encoding phosphate transporter PHO1, with amino-acid sequence MVKFSKELEAQLIPEWKDAFVNYWQLKKLVKRIKLSRIPKSPPPSATFPLLSSLADNFRRRRRSISQVKKNESLEDGNSNNEDRQTELSQFFSEEDEVKIFFETLDEELEKVNEFYGSRESEFVERGDSLKEQLAILVEFKRILEDRRRKSSPSSAPTFSRSSSFSPRHSNFSERSELNETSAEVSETDEAIAALERHGVTFINAAVRGKTKKGNKPKMALRVDIPATTPSRTISAVMGMLWEDLINNPKKDVSGDSISRKKIQWAEKMIRGAFVELYKGLGLLKTFSSLNMKAFVKILKKFDKVANQKSSVSYLQEVKQSPFISSDKVVRLMDEVESIFTKHFANSDRKKAMKYLRPQQPKDSHMTTFFVGLFTGCFVSLFIVYATLAHLSGVFSRPNEVSYMDAVYPIFSMFALLSLHMFMYGCNLFTWKQARINYNFIFEFHSSTALKYRDAFLICTTTMTAVVGALVIHLILGLTGFSPVQVDSIPGLLLLIFVVLLICPFDIFYRPTRYYFLRVFRNIIFSPFYKVLFVDSFLADQLTSQITLLRLVESAVCYFTASFFGMHRGDLCKSGTLYWELAYLISFLPYYWRAMQCARRWFDDNDIDHLANMGKYVSAMVAAGARLTYSRQDTRLWFVMVLVTSFLATVYQLYWDFAKDWGILNPKSRNPWLRDELILKNKGIYYMSMVLNMILRVAWVESVLQLHKLHIRNVESKMLDFLLASLEVIRRGHWNFYRLENEQLHNVGKNRAVKTVPLPFRDADSDG; translated from the exons atggtaaagtTCTCGAAAGAGCTGGAAGCTCAACTCATTCCTGAATGGAAAGATGCGTTCGTTAATTACTGGCAACTCAAAAAACTGGTTAAGCGAATTAAACTCTCTCGAATCCCTAAATCTCCTCCCCCCTCCGCTACCTTCCCCCTACTCTCTTCTCTCGCCGATAACTTCCGCCGCCGCCGACGATCTATCTCTCAG gtgaagaagaatgaaagcCTTGAGGATGGGAATAGTAATAATGAAGATCGTCAAACCGAACTTTCTCAGTTTTTCTCCGAAGAAGACGAA GTGAAGATATTCTTTGAGACTTTGGATGAAGAATTGGAAAAAGTAAATGAGTTTTATGGAAGTAGAGAGAGTGAGTTTGTAGAGAGAGGGGACAGTCTAAAGGAACAACTAGCGATTTTGGTTGAATTCAAACGCATTCTTGAAGATCGCCGCCGTAAATCTTCCCCCTCCTCCGCCCCCACATTCTCCCGCTCCTCCTCCTTCTCTCCCCGTCACTCCAACTTCTCCG AGAGGTCGGAATTAAACGAAACGTCGGCCGAAGTATCGGAGACGGATGAAGCAATAGCGGCATTGGAGAGGCACGGGGTTACGTTCATAAATGCGGCCGTGAGAGGGAAGACAAAGAAAGGGAATAAGCCCAAAATGGCACTAAGAGTGGATATTCCAGCCACCACTCCGTCGAGGACAATCTCTGCCGTGATGGGAATGCTGTGGGAGGATCTGATCAACAACCCCAAGAAAGATGTCTCCGGCGACTCCATTAGCCGGAAGAAAATACAGTGGGCGGAGAAGATGATCCGAGGCGCCTTTGTTGAACTTTACAAAGGCCTTGGCCTACTCAAAACCTTCAG TTCACTGAACATGAAGGCATTCGTAAAGATTCTGAAAAAATTCGACAAG GTGGCGAACCAAAAATCGTCGGTGAGTTATCTTCAAGAGGTGAAACAGTCACCCTTTATCAGCTCCGATAAG GTGGTAAGATTAATGGACGAAGTGGAATCCATATTCACAAAGCACTTCGCCAACAGTGACAGGAAAAAGGCTATGAAATATTTGAGGCCTCAGCAGCCTAAAGATTCCCACATGACCACCTTCTTTGTTg gtTTGTTTACAGGATGCTTTGTATCATTGTTTATTGTATATGCAACTTTGGCCCATTTGTCTGGTGTCTTTTCTCGTCCAAATGAAGTCTCTTACATGGATGCTGTTTACCCTATTTTCAG CATGTTTGCATTGCTAAGTTTGCACATGTTCATGTATGGCTGCAATCTCTTCACTTGGAAGCAAGCAAGGATCAATTACAACTTCATTTTCGAGTTTCATTCGAGCACCGCACTCAAGTATCGCGATGCTTTTCTTATATGTACGACTACCATGACTGCTGTGGTTGGAGCACTCGTCATTCACTTGATTTTAGGACTTACCGGTTTCTCACCTGTCCAAGTTGATTCCATTCCTGGTCTTCTCCTTCTT ATCTTTGTTGTCCTTCTTATATGCCCATTTGACATATTCTACCGACCTACACGCTATTATTTTCTCCGCGTGTTCCGTAACAtcattttctctcctttttacAAG GTTTTGTTTGTTGACTCTTTCTTGGCAGACCAACTTACAAGTCAG ATCACTCTGTTGAGGCTTGTGGAATCTGCCGTCTGCTACTTTACTGCAAGTTTCTTTGGAATGCATCGTGGCGATCTTTGCAAATCCGGGACATTGTACTGGGAGTTGGCTTACCTCATTTCATTTTTGCCATATTATTGGCGAGCAATGCAG TGTGCAAGAAGATGGTTTGATGACAATGACATAGACCATTTGGCTAACATGGGCAAGTATGTATCAGCCATGGTAGCAGCTGGCGCCAGGCTTACATATTCTCGGCAAGACACCCGCCTTTGGTTTGTAATGGTCTTGGTCACTTCCTTTTTAGCGACAGTATATCAGTTGTACTGGGATTTTGCCAAGGATTGGGGAATCCTCAACCCAAAATCTCGAAATCCATGGCTCCGAGACGAGCTCATCTTGAAGAACAAAGGCATCTACTACATGTCAATG GTTCTGAATATGATCCTGAGAGTTGCTTGGGTGGAGTCTGTGTTACAGTTGCATAAATTGCACATTAGAAACGTCGAGTCGAAAATGCTAGACTTCTTGCTGGCATCATTGGAGGTTATCCGACGAGGGCATTGGAATTTCTACAG ATTGGAGAATGAACAACTACACAACGTTGGAAAGAATAGGGCTGTGAAGACAGTTCCGTTGCCATTTCGTGATGCTGACTCCGATGGCTAA
- the LOC105434388 gene encoding long-chain-alcohol oxidase FAO1, producing MMRRSECHPLLRGTGTGKFTHGFSTAEMDTLTSICDTLLPPLPFNSPTTTTPAEKAFYQVSGAQSPIPEEVAETARKRGLIEIVLLVRVVLWILATRLGTLLLCGSLCFCEKWPFVCKFSEMPLEKREEALRRWFKNKVFTPVRAALALIKLVFLYVFFSRVDVNGDNPSWEAIKYVPEIDEHPSKSSDARPLEKGIIEPNNETESSFKKSLLQKGIRIAGDDGHTLSVECDVVVVGSGCGGGVAAAILASSGQKVMILEKGNYFIASDYSSLEGPSLEQLYEAGAIFATDDGKVLILAGSTVGGGSAVNWSASIKTPDHVLQEWAESHKIPFFGTSEYQVAMDAVCKRIGVSEDCEEEGFQNQVLRKGCENLGLKVEKVPRNSTTGHYCGSCGYGCRKGEKQGTDSTWLVDAVNHGAVIITNCKAERFILERNKNGSMKKSKCLGVIANVWSDNITKKLHIKAKATISACGALLTPPLMISSGLRNKHIGRNLHLHPVLMTWGYFPESNSGFKGKSYEGGIITSVHKVVSEESKSNPKTIIETPLLGPGSCAVLVPWVSGLDIKQRMLKYSRTAHFITIVRDSGSGAVRSEGRVSYNLSEEDRENLKKGLRQSLRILVAAGATEVGTHRSDGQRLECKGIGKEELEEFLDSVSAEGGLLSLSKDWNVYTSAHQMGSCKIGVSETEGAIDQNGESWEAEGLFVCDASVLPTAVGVNPMITIQSTAYCISNRIAALLRK from the exons ATGATGAGGAGATCGGAATGCCATCCTCTCCTAAGAGGAACAGGAACCGGAAAGTTCACCCACGGCTTCTCTACGGCGGAGATGGACACTTTAACCTCCATCTGCGACACTCTACTTCCTCCTCTGCCCTTCAATTCTCCAACCACCACCACCCCCGCCGAGAAGGCGTTTTACCAAGTATCCGGTGCGCAATCCCCAATTCCTGAGGAG GTTGCGGAGACAGCGAGGAAGAGAGGATTGATTGAAATTGTGTTGCTGGTGAGAGTCGTGCTGTGGATTCTGGCTACGAGGTTAGGAACGTTGTTGCTTTGTGGTTCGCTTTGTTTTTGCGAGAAATGGCCTTTTGTTTGCAAATTCTCGGAGATGCCATTGGAGAAGAGAGAGGAAGCTTTGAGGAGATGGTTTAAGAATAAGGTCTTCACGCCCGTTAGAGCTGCTCTTGCGCTCATCAAACTTGTTTTTCTCTACGTCTTCTTCTCTCGG GTTGATGTAAATGGTGACAACCCAAGCTGGGAAGCCATAAAATACGTGCCGGAAATTGATGAGCATCCCTCCAAATCCTCCGATGCGAGGCCTCTCGAAAAGGGAATTATAGAACCCAACAACGAAACCGAATCATCCTTTAAAAAATCCCTCTTACAGAAGGGTATCAGAATTGCCGGAGACGATGGCCACACCCTTTCCGTCGAATGTGATGTGGTGGTTGTCGGATCAGGTTGTGGTGGCGGCGTTGCAGCGGCAATTCTTGCAAGTTCCGGCCAGAAAGTAATGATTCTCGAAAAAGGGAACTATTTCATTGCATCTGATTATTCATCTTTAGAAGGCCCTTCCCTCGAGCAATTGTACGAAGCCGGTGCGATTTTCGCAACTGATGATGGGAAAGTGTTGATTCTGGCTGGTTCAACCGTTGGAGGTGGCTCCGCTGTGAACTGGTCAGCAAGTATCAAAACTCCAGATCACGTTTTACAGGAATGGGCCGAGAGCCACAAGATTCCATTCTTTGGGACCTCTGAATATCAGGTTGCGATGGATGCTGTTTGCAAGAGAATTGGGGTTTCAGAGgattgtgaagaagaagggtttCAGAACCAAGTTCTTCGAAAAGGGTGTGAAAATTTGGGGCttaaagttgaaaaagtaCCAAGAAATTCAACAACAGGTCATTATTGTGGATCTTGTGGCTATGGTTGTAGAAAAGGAGAGAAACAAGGGACTGATTCTACTTGGCTAGTTGATGCTGTCAATCATGGGGcagtaataataacaaattgcAAAGCTGAGAGATTCATATTAGAAAGGAACAAAAATGGAAGTATGAAGAAGAGTAAGTGCTTGGGAGTCATTGCAAATGTTTGGAGTGACAACATTACAAAGAAACTGCATATCAAAGCCAAAGCTACTATCTCTGCCTGTGGAGCTCTTTTAACACCACCATTGATGATATCAAGTGGACTGAGGAACAAACACATTGGCAGAAATCTTCATCTCCACCCCGTTTTGATGACTTGGGGATACTTTCCAGAGTCTAATTCAGGGTTCAAGGGAAAATCTTATGAGGGTGGGATAATCACATCAGTTCACAAAGTTGTTTCTGAAGAATCCAAATCAAATCCCAAAACCATCATAGAGACTCCTTTATTAGGACCAGGATCATGTGCTGTGTTGGTTCCTTGGGTATCTGGACTTGACATCAAGCAAAGAATGCTCAAGTATTCAAGAACTGCCCATTTTATAACGATAGTCCGGGATTCGGGATCCGGGGCAGTAAGGTCAGAGGGAAGGGTGAGTTATAATTTGAGTGAAGAAGACAGAGAAAACCTCAAGAAGGGGTTGAGACAATCATTGAGAATTTTGGTTGCTGCAGGAGCTACTGAGGTTGGCACACATAGGAGTGATGGACAGAGACTTGAATGTAAAGGGATTGGGAAGGAGGAATTGGAAGAGTTCTTGGATAGTGTATCTGCAGAGGGTGGCCTACTATCATTGTCCAAAGATTGGAATGTCTATACCTCAGCTCATCAGATGGGGAGCTGTAAAATTGGAGTTTCAGAAACAGAAGGCGCAATCGACCAAAATGGAGAGAGTTGGGAAGCTGAAGGGCTATTTGTTTGTGATGCTAGTGTTCTTCCAACTGCTGTTGGTGTCAATCCCATGATTACTATCCAATCCACTGCTTACTGTATCTCAAACAGAATAGCAGCATTGTTAAGGAAGTAG